ccggctgggcatagtgggttaaggatccagcattgccgcagcagtggcttggattcgatccttggcctgggaactcccatatgcctgccgcaggtgcggtcaaaaaaaaaaaagaatggttaacAGAGGCTGTATGTATAGGAATGTTTTGAAGCTATCAGTTCCTAAAAATGAGTCTAGAGTGTAGTtagataaattaaataaatgtggtgcctaaccaacccccccccccagtctggTTTAACTGACCTTTCCAGTGGGATTTGGTCTCGTGTTAAAGTCTTTTCACTAATGGGTGACCTTTTGTTTCATCTTTCAGATATAATGGTGAAGTGGGGGACATTGTAGTGGGGAGAATCACGGAGGTAAGTAAAGTGTGCCAGGCTGGTTTTTACAAAGTAGAAGCAAGCTGGTGACCTAGTGAATGGGATCTTCATTCTAGATGCCGTTACCTGACCGAGGCAGGTGCTGTGTTTCGACGTAAATGGTTGCTTGGTTACGTTTGGGGTTATCAGTTGTCTACAGTGTGCGCTCTGGCCCCTGGGTATGTGTCCAGGTTCGGGGTTTCTTTGTCTGTAGGTGCAACAGAAGAGGTGGAAAGTGGAGACCAACTCCCGGCTGGACTCGGTCCTGCTTCTGTCATCCATGAACCTTCCCGGAGGAGAGCTGGTGAGGGTCTCCGGCGGGACTGGACAGTTGGTTGGCGAGGGCTCTGGGGTCCTTTGCTTCACCCGAGTACTTTGCTTTCCACTGAAGCTGCCACTTTGACCACTCTTTGTGCTGCCCGGATGTACACGGAGGCTTTTCACTTGGCCCAGGCCTCCCAGCTTAGGCAGCAAATGGTGTATGGTAAGATCTGGAAGGTCCCCGGGGGACCGATCCCGAAAGAGGGCTGGGAGACGCTCTCAGATGTGTGGTGCTAATCGCTTTCCTTTTCTGGGTGTACCAGCTTCGCTCCCAGAAGGCGTGACTTGAAAAGTCATGTTTAGATTATCTTTTCACGCACTCAGTGGCTTTTGGTCATTTCAGACGACCACAGTCCCTAAGCTGGATCCTTTTGTAAAAGGCCACAGTTCAGCTTTCTCTTCAGTCCCACATCTTCTCTACAGAGAGGCTCGCTGTGCCAGGCTTTCTGGAGAAGGGCATGATCAAGAGGCAGGACCGAGTGTCTGGGAGAGCTTACAGACTAGAGGGGGTCTGGGAGACGGTTCCTGGCAGCCCCAGGGTGAACCACGTACAAAAGGAGTGAATAATTTCACCGAGAAGAGCTCAAAGGAAAGAGGGGTGCTGGAGTTGATCCTTGAAGGCTGGGTAGGATTTCGGCAGTGAGTTCAGGGAGTCTGACATTGGAACGCGTGAGCAGAGATCGAGCGAAGCCAGAGGTGGTGGGTCCCACTGGAGCGGGGCGGGCAGCCACAGGAGGAAGGCACCGCAGAGCGGGCCACGCTAGATTGGGCGGGTCTGGAATATCATGGAAGGAGCTGGAGTTTTAtccagaggaaggagaggaggagctgTGGGAAGCCTGTAAGATGGAAAGCAGTGGCCGTCGCTTCATCTTCCTTGAGTGGCACAGGTTACCCACTCGGCCGTATGAACGCAGTGGCTGGCTTCAGAGACCTCAGAGGaagtgagagagaagggagggtggAGAGAGCTCCCTCCTGGACCTGCCTTCAGTAACGTGGCCCTGTCTCTGCATTCCAGAGGAGAAGATCGGCAGAGGACGAGCTGGCGATGAGGGGCTTCTTGCAGGAAGGGGACCTTATCAGTGTATCCTGCCTGCTGCGTTCCGGCGTCTTCCTGTCTGCTAGGGAGCTGGGGCGCGGGGCTCCCCTTGTAGGCCTCCCACAGGGGACGCATCATCCCGGCAGGGATCTGAGTCCTTGACCGAGTGTGAAGGGCTCTGCAGCAGCCTTTCCGCACCTCCTTCACCCTGGCCGGCCCTCCAGCTCTTGTTCAGACCTGCTGCCGCTCCGTCCTGTCCTTGGGTCTTGTAACTTACGGTGGCCCAGGCTCTAAGCTAGCTCGCATTTTCCTAACGATGGGAGCATTTCTcccaggaaggagaaaaggtGGTGTCAGGTTGTCCATGACCTCCATGGTCACAGCAGTGTGACCTCCGGGTCTGTCTACAGCCTCGGGCAGGAGGTTGGACCTGAGAGGAAAGGCTGGAGGGGGGGGCCAGGGAGGCAGGTGACGTGAGAATGTTTGTTCCTTCATCCGGAACCCGGCCAGGCTGAGGTCCAGGCAGTGTTCTCTGACGGGGCCGTCTCTCTGCACACGAGGAGTCTCAAATACGGAAAAGTAAGCTGGGCTCCGGCCATTCCCATTTGCCAACTGACTTCACATCCATTTCCAATTCCCCTGCGCTCTCGGGAATTCCCTTTAAAGAAGccgagcaggagttcccgtcgtggcgcagtggttaacgaatccgactaggaaccatgaggttgtgggttcggtccctgcccttgctcagtgggttaatgatccggcgttgccgtgagctgtggtgtaggttgcagacgcggctcggatcccgcgttgctgtggctctggcgtgggtgggtggctgcagctccgattcaacccctagcctgggaacctccatgtgccacgggagcggcccaagaaatagcaacaacaacaacaacaaagacaaaagacaaaaaaaaaaaaaagaagccgaGCAGTTAGGCGTTAGTGCACTGCTGTCCCCGACGCTGAGTGACACTGTTGGCAGCATTGCAAAGGATGACAGCACTTGACCTTTTTTACTGAGGAGATGTTCTGGCAGAAGAGCCCCCATGCCCTGTGGCCCTGTGCCCCTGCCATCTGTTGAGGGCATGGCAGCATTACATTGCATTTGCACTGAGACATAGTCCTGGGAACAGTGGGAGGTGGAGGGCTGCTGAAACAGGATGGCCCTAAGACAGACAGCCAGTCAGTAAGATGGAGATTGTTAGGAAAGATGGGTTTGCTGCTTGAGCCTCTAAATGGGAAATTtcactgcatttcttttttaaagggatgTTATtgaggctacttttttttttttttggtctttttagggctgcacccatggcatatggatgttcccaggctagaggtggaattggagctgtaaccaccagccacagccacagtcacagcaacgccagatctgaactgtgtctgcaacctatacaccacagctcacggcaacgctggatccttaacccactgagcgaggccggggatcaaacccacagcctcatggttcctagtcagattcgtttctgctgagccacagtgggaacccccaggCTACTTTTTAAATGACCGCATACTTTGCAAAACAGATTGTGATTTATTCATCTCTTGGCTTTAACTGGGTGAGCGTTCATTTTCTGAGTGGAACAAAATCCTCTGTCCTTAGTAGAAGGGCTGTAGCCAATCACGTTCACGTCCTTGAAGTAGGCAAGGGGACGCTGCCCTGCACGTGGGTCTGAAGTAGACGGCCCCTCAGCCAGGGTGGGCCTTGAGTTGACCGGCAGACCGGGGGTGGATGGATCTGTACCAGCCCTCAGCCAGTCCCCTTGTCCAGTGGCACACATTTCGTGGGCAAGATAGGCGTAGGGTCAAGGCGGAAGAGAACAGTGCTCTCTGGCCCGTAAGAGGctcgagcccatgtcctcattgGCTCCAGCTTCTCGGACAGCCCTGGATTAGAAAGTGGGGATGATTACACGGGAGAATAGGTGGTGGACAAGAGACCGCGAGTCATCTGCTGGGATGTAAAGAGCGGGATGCATCCAGAGTGTTCTGGGCAGAGCCACTGTGTGCGTGTGCACATCGGAGCAACTGTCCACAGAAGGGCCTAATTCCAGTGTAACCGGGACACACTCTACCCTGCTTGCTTCTCATTCCCCTCCCTGGTGATCCTGTGGTGACCCAATTTACGATGTGTTTTTTTTAGCTGGGTCAGGGCGTTTTGGTTCAGGTTTCCCCCTCCCTGGTAAAACGGCAGAAGACTCACTTCCATGACCTGCCATGTGGTGCCTCCGTGATTCTGGGCAACAATGGCTTCATCTGGATCTACCCAACGCCTGAGCacaaagaggaggaggcagggggctTCATTGCAAACCTGGAGGTGAGTGCCATCGCTGCTGTTGGGGCCGAGTGGCACTGGGTCTGTGCCGTGCTTGTGTGGCCAGTGGGGACGCTCCCTGCTTAATTGCTGCTGTAGTTGACCCGGTTTGAATTTGCATTGAGGTGCATTCAGAACATTGTATTGCCCTCTCATTCTGAGGAGATGGCTTGATCTTTGTTGGCAGAGATGGCAGAGTTGCAGGgtaatagccaaagccatcctttttttttttgcttttttagggccacacccatggcatatggaggttccccggctacgggtccaattggagctacagctgccggcctgcaccacagccacagcagtgcaggatccgagccacatctgcgacctacaccacagctcacggcaacgctgggtccttaacccactgagcgaggccagggatcacacctgcaacctcatggttcctagtcggattcatttctgctgtgccacaacgggaactcctaagccatcCTTTTAgtctcccttggagttcctgctgggttGGTGCAGCGTCCCAGAATGATACTGCCTGGGTTGTAAATGGCTTCTGTGGTTTTCTGTTACCATTTGCTTATGTTGGTCCTTATTTTATTCCCCCCTTTCGCTGGGCATCCCTGGTAGCCTGTCTCCCTTGCGGATCGAGAGGTGATTTCCCGGCTGCGGAACTGCATCGTCTCGCTGGTAACCCAGAGGGTGATGCTGTTTGATACCAGCATCCTGTACTGCTACGAGGCATCCCTTCCACATCAGGTACCCCACGCAGGGCTCCCCTTTTCCGCCTTGATCTCTGAGCAGGCGCTAAGTGTCATCTGCTCTGTGCTTCCTCAGATAGCAGGCACCCAAATACCTTTACCATGAACTGATTTGGTGGAGCGCTTTATTGGGTGTCTGGTGGCACTTTCCCCAAGATACTAGTAATGTTCTCAATGTCTGATGTCCATATAAGGAttcggggaggggggcaggggtggaggtgcCAGGCGGGGCTGGTTTATGATAGCTCCCCTCTGGACTTCATCTTGTCCCTCCCAAATTTTAGCTGTCTTTCTCGTGAATGTCCCAGTACTGTCTTGGTTCCTGTCCGCTCTATCCCAGAGAATCTCGCGGATGTCCTAAGCTGGATATCCTCTGATaatgaaaggaaagcagaaggtTTGTGTTAACCACAGTTGGGTTTCCACGTTTGGATTGGCGTGGTGGTGTGCATGTTGATTGAACaagtaccttttttcttttccattccagATCAAAGACATCTTAAAGCCAGAAGTAATGGAGGAAATTGTGATGGAGACACGCCAGAGGCTTCTGGAACAGGAGGGGTAAGGAGAAGCAGGTGGAGGACAGGACTGAGTGTGCCCGGCCGGAGCAGTCCCTGAAAGCAAAGGCCCCGATTCAGGGCTGGGGCACTCGTCACTCGACCCACCCTGGGCTGCCTCCCGTGGAAGACCTGCTTTCTCCTGTTTTAAGGCAGAGCCTGGGACGGTGAACAGCAGCTGGCCCCTTGGGTTGCCCACAGAGTCCCAGTACTAGGGGTGGTTTCAGGGCTTTAAAAGCACGAAGTGTTCCAGCCGAGCGGACTTGTTCCTGGAACCATACAGGACAGCTTTTGTCTCCTGCGCACCATCACTTCACAAGGCACGCGGCCCCCTTGAAATTGCCCCGTAAAAACGTGGCCTCCCTGACCCCCAGATTATTTCTTCTGGCCCCTGTTcccccacctcctgcagctcaagtACAACACTGATGAATATAGTCGGTAAAGGAGTCAAAGGGAAGAATAAAGTAACCAAGCAGGCTTTTGCTCGGTTGGAATCTTATTCCCACTGCGTGTTCCTCTTGGTGGTAGATGCACATGTTTCAACACCAGGCTGCCTCCGTCTGTCCTGCCTTGGAGATGATTTGTAACAAGGTGAATTATCAGTAACAGGATGGATGTTTTGAGTGCTCtgataaacatgaaaacaaagtaagaaaaatgaaaatgggagagttgccatcatggctgagcaggttaagaacccgactagcacccgtaaggatggaggtttgatccctggcctcggtcagtgagtgggttaaggatccggcattgccatgagcggtgtaggtcagagacgcggctctgatctggtgtggctgtggcagaggccggtagctgcagctccattttgacttctagcccaggaacttccatatgctgcaggtgcagccctaaaaaagaaaagaaaaatgaaaatggggaaGGAAAGGTGTTTTTCTCCTATGATTGGAGCAGTAATGCATTAAGCTTTGAATAATCAGGgttaaaaggttaaaaacaagATGCTAAAGTtctcactgagaaaggctagaATTCCTACGTGTTGTTTTTCTGATGACTGTCTAAAAATGGTTCCCCGATTGAGGCTTTGAgaaaccttttttaaaagttgctatatgggagttcccattgtggtgcagtggaaacaaacgcaactaggaaccatgaggttacaggttcgatccctggcctcactcagtgggttaaggatccagtgttgccatgagcagtggtgtaggtcgcagatgtggcttggatctggtggtgttgtgtctgtggtgtgggctggcagctgtagctacaattggacccctagcctgggaagctccgtgtGCCAcaagtgttgccctaaaaagcaaaaaaaaaaaaaaaaaaaagtctctacaTGAGAGGGCTATTTGGTGAACTATTTTTTACATGTCTGTTATAACACTActcacattttctctcttttttattcctcTCCCAAGTGTATCACCTGTTTTGAGCAGCTTGCAGACAGCTAAATACTGTATAGGCGATGTTGTATTGTATATACAACTGAATATTGTCTAGGCAATATTGCAACTTTAGATTTGCTCACTTGTCATTTCCGAGAACAGATTTCCAGTTGTCTGCCCCTTGAGAGACGGGAATGGGAAAGGATGGGAGCCTGCATCCTTGGTTTGGGTTGGTTTTGACCAGGGCCAGGGTTCCATGAAAATTTATCCCCACTTCGTCTCCCAAGCGGCCAGCCTATGCTGTTCATTCTGTATATGCTGAATAGTGATTACCTAGGTGAAAATATATAACGGTCTGAAAGCACCTTTTGGTGATTATTCACTTTCTGTGGCCCCACTAGAGGGTGCCCTTGTTAAGTGTCACTCTAGtaagtttggggggaaaaaaaaaaaaaagctgaaatttttACACTGGTACTGAAAGCAACTCATGTG
The nucleotide sequence above comes from Phacochoerus africanus isolate WHEZ1 chromosome 2, ROS_Pafr_v1, whole genome shotgun sequence. Encoded proteins:
- the EXOSC2 gene encoding exosome complex component RRP4 isoform X1, which produces MAMEMRLPVARKPLSESLGRETKKHLVVPGDTITTDTGFMRGHGTYMGEEKLIASVAGSVERVNKLICVKALKTRYNGEVGDIVVGRITEVQQKRWKVETNSRLDSVLLLSSMNLPGGELRRRSAEDELAMRGFLQEGDLISAEVQAVFSDGAVSLHTRSLKYGKLGQGVLVQVSPSLVKRQKTHFHDLPCGASVILGNNGFIWIYPTPEHKEEEAGGFIANLEPVSLADREVISRLRNCIVSLVTQRVMLFDTSILYCYEASLPHQIKDILKPEVMEEIVMETRQRLLEQEG
- the EXOSC2 gene encoding exosome complex component RRP4 isoform X2 gives rise to the protein MAMEMRLPVARKPLSESLGRETKKHLVVPGDTITTDTGFMRGHGTYMGEEKLIASVAGSVERVNKLICVKALKTRYNGEVGDIVVGRITEVQQKRWKVETNSRLDSVLLLSSMNLPGGELLGQGVLVQVSPSLVKRQKTHFHDLPCGASVILGNNGFIWIYPTPEHKEEEAGGFIANLEPVSLADREVISRLRNCIVSLVTQRVMLFDTSILYCYEASLPHQIKDILKPEVMEEIVMETRQRLLEQEG